CGAAAGCGGCCCCACGCGGCTTCCCTCGCGCAGCACCAACGCCACGAAGAGAAGCGCCAGCGCGATCGTGATTCCGTCGGCGCTCAGCGAAGCCGCTTCGAAGAGCGTCATCGGTAGGGTGGCGATCAGCAGGAAGCCGAGCCGATGGGCAGGGAGCATGGCGAGTGCCAGGGCCACCAGCCCCACGAAGAGCAGCAGGTTGAAGAGCCGCCCGAGGTAGACGGCGTAGACCGGGGCTGCGTCGAGCAGGCGGACCAGCCCCATGGCGAATGCCTGCGGGAGGTAGGGGAGGGGGCTGTACTGGCTGGGCAGCGGGATCTCGGTCGTCCGCTCCGCGTCGAGCTTCCTGTCGAACTCGGCCGACAGATCGTTCCAGCTCACCTTCTGGTCCGGCTGACGGAAGAGTCGGCCGCTGAACTTGCGGCCCATCTCCAGCAAGCTGGTGGGCACCCTGCCCAGGGCTGGCCCGACGGGCCTGGGCTCCGCGAGCAGCTCTCCGGTCGAGATCAGGTAGGCCCGCATCAGGTGCCGCCCCTCGTCCGGGGCTTGCAGCGGCGGAGTGAAGAGCGCGAAGCCGATCCCGAAGAGCAGGGCGAGCGCTACGAAGGTGCGGGTTCCTCCCAGCCCGGGGTATCGGGCCGAGGTTGCCTCCGACTCCGGCGGCTCGTCAGGGCTTTGCTCGGTCACTCGCTCCCGGCTCCTCGGCGCCCGTGGCGACCGCATCCACCCGCTGTCGCAGTAGCGCGATCTCCTGGGCCAGTTCCCGGATGCGGTCTCCCGCCTGGGAGAGGCGAACCGCGTAGTTCAAACAGATTGCCAGCAGGAAGCAGAGCCCGAGAAAGAAGATCGTGGAGCTGATCGTCCAGGCACCCAACAAATGGGCGGCACTGCGCAGGAGATCGAGATCCACCACCGCCAGGAAGAGCCCGACCGAGACGCCGATCCAGATCGGCGTGTATTCCGCGCGGAGTACACGCCTCCGCACCAGCAGGAGCACGACGACCAGCAGGCTGAGGCTGAGGATCCAGGCGAAGATCTGGGCGCGCCCCGATTCGGGCGCGGCGAGGAAGACTTCGCGCATTGCCAGCAGGGTTTCTTGATCCATCAGCGC
The bacterium genome window above contains:
- a CDS encoding DUF2304 domain-containing protein, whose product is MDQETLLAMREVFLAAPESGRAQIFAWILSLSLLVVVLLLVRRRVLRAEYTPIWIGVSVGLFLAVVDLDLLRSAAHLLGAWTISSTIFFLGLCFLLAICLNYAVRLSQAGDRIRELAQEIALLRQRVDAVATGAEEPGASDRAKP